The following proteins are co-located in the Mycosarcoma maydis chromosome 11, whole genome shotgun sequence genome:
- a CDS encoding DNA binding protein Ncp1, with amino-acid sequence MTDLARNGSILVAEIKAIHPANGSDATNGAVPHANGDANGSAILSKDAPTLPATAGAGAAAPIESSITDPATQPHLGNGHAHQATDLSIGAGAVAVPHQADTSVASGIADPVAQSPAPTATDAAAPGLVQPQTTAIQPVQPNDHAREVSHINTAVPAAGVGAAAATAAPGSAVEPTSAVSAVAPSTAPGSAISAQQPQQLNAVASSPTAAGAPSFPPGTIVPSSVTGAGAGAGAGAGAGAGAATVAPIVAHPPPTTLAATEAPKSALSPKEAKKMDKLMKKEAKNEHKSLKRAIKDAAASEKLFRKSRDAETQALKRHQKAQTKEHKAAKALSKVKAEYEKYAADLAKAVEDLEIKKRHTESTREGYETSKKHIDELRNQKTVNDQARSRQAAELHSARR; translated from the coding sequence ATGACCGATCTCGCTCGTAACGGCTCGATCCTTGTTGCCGAAATCAAGGCCATTCATCCTGCCAATGGCTCGGATGCCACCAATGGTGCTGTCCCTCACGCCAACGGCGATGCTAATGGTTCGGCCATCCTGTCCAAGGATGCTCCTACCTTGCCCGCTACTGCAGGCGCTGGAGCGGCTGCTCCTATCGAGTCGTCGATCACGGACCCTGCGACCCAACCGCATCTCGGAAATGGACACGCCCATCAAGCCACTGACCTGAGTAtcggtgctggtgccgTTGCTGTTCCCCACCAGGCTGATACCTCGGTCGCTAGTGGCATTGCTGATCCCGTAGCTCAGTCTCCTGCTCCTACTGCAACCGATGCAGCTGCCCCTGGCCTGGTCCAGCCACAAACCACCGCCATTCAGCCCGTCCAGCCCAATGATCATGCTCGAGAGGTCTCGCACATCAACACCGCTGTacctgctgctggtgttggtgctgctgccgccactgctgctcctgGCTCGGCCGTCGAGCCCACCTCGGCTGTCAGCGCCGTCGCGCCAAGCACCGCTCCAGGAAGTGCCATCAGCGCCCAGCAGCCtcagcagctcaacgctgTCGCTTCGTCCCCAactgctgctggagctCCCAGCTTCCCTCCTGGCACCATCGTCCCCTCTTCGGTCACcggagctggagctggggctggagctggagctggagctggagctgggGCTGCCACTGTTGCGCCCATTGTGGCTCACCCGCCTCCCACCACGCTGGCCGCCACCGAGGCTCCCAAGTCAGCGCTCAGCCCCAaagaggccaagaagatggACAAGCTCATGAAGAAGGAGGCCAAGAATGAacacaagtcgctcaaGCGCGCCATCAAGGACGCCGCTGCTTCTGAAAAGCTCTTCCGCAAATCgcgcgatgccgagacgcAGGCGCTCAAGCGTCACCAGAAGGCGCAGACCAAGGAGCAcaaggctgccaaggcgCTCAGCAAGGTCAAGGCCGAGTACGAGAAGTACGCTGCCGACCTCGCCAAGGCGGTCGAAGACctcgagatcaagaagaGACATACCGAGAGCACTCGCGAGGGATACGAGACCTCCAAGAAGCACattgacgagctgcgaaaCCAGAAGACGGTCAATGACCAGGCTAGGTCACGCCAGGCTGCTGAGCTTCACAGCGCTCGTCGTTGA
- a CDS encoding DNA-directed DNA polymerase gamma MIP1 (related to MIP1 - DNA-directed DNA polymerase gamma catalytic subunit, mitochondrial), with protein sequence MLYKAGRLHVLCPSSVAPASVAALRRSAIFSAAFQSRTPKSRPCQPQQKRWHAATPVYDPISPSLSHSDPPHHSSSSQAATLPKPSKTIPARSSSKYSEIPRNEVGVQLLPRKLHEQLFPPTMPSVPPIEPKALSICRDHLSQHGLKATDASTLPQTSFDLPPLQGNDLAEHFWNIGRDVAQPWLGMAFRLADTRSTDPPEELEDVSSARVTGDDFRFEASEWLQLDPALRTPGHLKPVSWSIEPGWTKYPILRSEDGLAQALGPGVSVPYPDKQDDMLVFDVETMVQEGPFPVMATAASPNAWYSWLSPWLLQRGQNHERKDHLIPLGPSGLHDPARLVVGHNVSYDRARTLEEYTLDLGSTRWLDTMSLHVATRGISSPQRPAWIKHNKAKAEKRAKKLLEQAALKEETRRAIENALSGLEYDSDQLEGLKLEGLAVDSGQLTSNSKSNDNDVAGNTDAAQSPSTLDMPFSDDESGGLASHVAPSSSSESQWLEETSKNSLADVARLHRIPIKVSKAARDVFVDGASREEVLQDVQHLLSYCASDVVVTHEIFRRTWPDFAARCPHPATMAGVFGLGSTFLPVDDEWIDYQRRCDEQFNCINNQVQKCLVDLAEKLRDDGTKDIPWSLAAKIAEQRRLLTDPEQHEPVFSDPARARAWWEDDPWYSQLDWTPKKPKKPKVVDADGNTSSRSDFSVPAWYRDGVIRNKTKDGFSPKSVIAQQLLRLTIDGKAVLRSDGRTWRLEDGTPLVGTNLFAATALKKYGNRMSSNAGPTGSAILSAIISGESAASAHLNSQLRELADSVKQMCDEEVQANAQLAQLDWSSKDIRLDELNALHGVSDESAAKTTGTEPVGAKAMAEPAWWPKWYWDLYKSATGELQVTIRSAIAPILLKISWRGCPLYRSREHGWVFRHDPSDRHKLVTRQTPLAFGTTADGLLQHLAAPVEVRAAKSKTRIAKAKGSSKADKDAAALVVKAYGTSIFYKVPHSEGESANVGSPFAKSFIAYFEDGTLESRHPDEVGRTAARTALELNAQCSYWIAVRDRVHKQMVVWDGQADTTMRYPSGASGARQDKQGEADRKKGLILPQVVSMGTVTRRAIENTWLTASNAKKNRVGSELKAMVKAPPGYSLVGADVDSEELWICSVMGDAQFGIHGATAVGWMTLEGTKALGTDLHSKTASILGTSRNQAKVFNYSRIYGAGIKHATHLLLKANPSVSNEEATQKAKELYMATKGQNTHTDEFFGAKFWFGGTESYVFNKLESIALSDNPKTPALDCGVTNALTKKFLGKVDFGNGRLSEEYMPSRINWVVQSSGVDYLHLLITAMEWLSKRYSIDARFMLSVHDEVRYLVKDQDTYRAALALQIANIWTRAMFAFKLQMDDLPLGCAFFAQVDIDKVLRKEADDPCVTPSHPEAIPVGVALDIEQILQQTKGVLSKDGSANSQDNATLASERHDGGAFPPYVPSTQVHRSLGERGLYFLQAQASKELAEIRALEARSKMAERDPNAPQKPVRRPRPRTVAAGEAGQGFAFASTGSRSAAPQSSTFDEDAWIQTCVEEAEATKPGRQRHSAVDQVSSTSSRSGARSIARKPANPVSTHAVPRKAGFCTRAAVSTQTRDGTKQVAENLRQANAEALFFAAFIPRRPPRRETPFFRQATHRRLILWQLYRPLLRQCPASCPELKLEIQRIVRKMKALTSETKVATLIQEAHALLRMFQLANDRDDAAKSALDTRETALADRNHRRSWNEFWARKVHEQRYPKRIAHHSGALLPPTIYNRPLPRYKPVQPTSISMMIYRRRVARLRRSERQMEVNELLAAQRMESNVVVQLLNGQRGALKASHAEMAFEELLRDEQRRIQDAFERDHARSLMKFDTKTLVMANRARRAKKRVHLARKYAAAMEAWRSAETNKKDDSDSSV encoded by the coding sequence ATGCTATACAAAGCCGGTCGGCTCCATGTGCTGTGCCCAAGCAGCGTAGCACCAGCAAGCGTCGCGGCTCTGAGGCGGTCAGCTATTTTCTCAGCTGCATTCCAATCTCGAACACCAAAAAGTCGGCCATGCCAACCTCAGCAAAAGCGATGGCATGCTGCAACACCAGTCTATGATCCCATCTCGCCCTCCCTCTCACACTCAGATCCTCCACATCattcatcatcatcacagGCTGCAACTCTGCCTAAACCAAGCAAAACTATCCCAGcacgctcctcttccaaaTATTCCGAGATTCCTCGTAATGAGGTCGGCGTCCAGCTATTACCTCGCAAACTTCACGAGCAATTGTTCCCACCAACCATGCCGTCCGTGCCCCCGATAGAGCCCAAAGCACTTAGTATCTGTCGTGATCACCTCAGTCAGCATGGCCTCAAAGCGACAGATGCTTCTACATTACCACAGACCTCGTTCGATCTGCCACCATTGCAAGGCAACGACCTCGCAGAGCATTTCTGGAACATCGGTAGAGACGTCGCTCAACCATGGCTTGGTATGGCTTTTCGACTCGCAGATACCAGATCTACCGACCCACCagaggagctcgaagatGTCAGCTCAGCCAGAGTGACTGGCGACGACTTTCGTTTCGAAGCCAGTGAATGGCTTcagctcgatccagctctCCGCACGCCCGGCCATCTCAAACCAGTATCGTGGTCAATAGAGCCAGGTTGGACCAAGTATCCAATTCTTCGATCAGAAGACGGCTTGGCTCAAGCACTTGGCCCCGGTGTAAGCGTACCGTATCCAGACAAGCAAGATGATATGCTTGTTTTTGATGTCGAGACCATGGTGCAAGAAGGCCCATTTCCGGTCATGGCGACCGCTGCCAGTCCCAACGCATGGTATAGCTGGCTCTCTCCTTGGCTTCTTCAACGTGGCCAGAATCATGAGCGCAAAGACCATCTCATCCCACTCGGTCCCAGTGGCCTCCACGACCCAGCACGTCTCGTCGTAGGTCACAATGTCTCCTACGACCGGGCCAGGACGCTGGAAGAATATACGCTCGACCTCGGTTCCACTAGATGGCTCGATACCATGTCTCTGCACGTCGCAACCCGCGGCATCTCGTCGCCGCAGCGTCCAGCATGGATCAAGCACAACAAGGCTAAAGCAGAGAAGCGTGCCaaaaagctgctcgagcaggcaGCATTGAAAGAAGAGACACGCAGAGCCATCGAGAACGCGCTTTCGGGTCTCGAGTACGATTCGGATCAGCTCGAAGGCCTTAAACTTGAAGGTCTGGCCGTCGACTCCGGTCAGCTTACATCCAATTCCAAATccaacgacaacgacgtAGCGGGCAACACTGACGCAGCACAATCGCCTTCAACGCTCGATATGCCATTCAGCGACGATGAAAGTGGAGGACTCGCGTCTCATGTCGCGCCATCTAGCTCATCTGAATCGCAATGGTTGGAAGAGACGTCGAAGAACTCACTCGCCGATGTGGCTCGCCTGCATCGCATCCCAATCAAGGTTTCTAAAGCCGCGCGAGATGTCTTTGTCGACGGTGCGTCCCGAGAAGAGGTCTTGCAAGATGTACAACATCTTCTAAGCTACTGTGCCTCCGACGTTGTTGTCACCCACGAGATCTTCCGACGCACTTGGCCCGATTTTGCGGCGCGTTGCCCGCATCCTGCCACAATGGCCGGTGTCTTTGGTCTCGGATCCACCTTTCTTCCTGTCGACGACGAATGGATCGACTATCAGAGACGCTGCGACGAGCAGTTCAATTGTATCAACAACCAAGTGCAAAAGTGTCTCGTAGATCTTGCAGAAAAGCTTCGAGACGACGGCACCAAGGACATACCGTGGAGTTTGGCGGCCAAGATTGCCGAACAACGGCGGCTGCTCACGGATCCGGAGCAGCACGAGCCTGTCTTTTCCGATCCAGCTCGCGCACGAGCTTGGTGGGAGGACGATCCGTGGTACTCACAGCTGGATTGGACACCCAAGAAGCCCAAGAAGCCCAAGGTGGTAGATGCAGACGGTAACACTAGCTCTCGGTCCGATTTCTCGGTACCTGCATGGTATCGTGACGGCGTCATTCGAAACAAGACCAAAGACGGCTTTTCTCCCAAAAGCGTCATTGCACAGCAGCTGTTGCGTCTAACGATCGATGGAAAAGCGGTCCTGCGAAGTGATGGGCGCACCTGGAGACTAGAGGATGGTACACCGTTGGTCGGAACCAATCTGTTTGCGGCAACAGCTCTCAAAAAGTACGGCAACAGGATGTCGAGCAATGCAGGCCCCACCGGCTCGGCAATTCTGTCCGCCATCATCAGTGGCGAGTCTGCCGCGTCCGCCCATCTCAACAGCCAGCTGCGCGAACTCGCTGACTCTGTCAAGCAAATGTGTGACGAAGAGGTACAAGCCAACGCacagcttgcgcagctcgactGGTCGTCCAAAGACATCAggcttgacgagctcaacgCCCTTCATGGTGTCAGCGACGAGTCGGCGGCTAAAACGACTGGCACTGAGCCTGTCGGTGCGAAAGCGATGGCCGAACCAGCCTGGTGGCCCAAATGGTACTGGGACCTGTATAAAAGTGCGACTGGAGAGCTGCAGGTCACGATTCGCTCCGCCATTGCGCCCATCTTGCTCAAGATCTCGTGGAGAGGATGTCCGCTCTATCGCAGTCGAGAACACGGCTGGGTCTTCCGCCACGATCCTTCTGATCGTCACAAGCTCGTGACCCGACAGACCCCGCTCGCATTTGGAACGACTGCCGATGGCTTGCTCCAACACCTGGCGGCGCCTGTGGAGGTGAGAGCGGCCAAGTCGAAAACGCGAATAGCAAAAGCGAAGGGCTCTTCAAAGGCGGACaaagacgctgctgctctcgtgGTCAAGGCCTATGGAACGTCCATCTTTTACAAGGTGCCTCACAGCGAAGGAGAAAGTGCCAATGTGGGAAGTCCGTTTGCCAAGTCATTCATTGCCTACTTTGAGGACGGTACGCTCGAGAGCCGCCACCCGGACGAAGTTGGCCGCACCGCAGCAAGGACAGCCTTGGAGCTCAACGCACAGTGTAGCTACTGGATCGCAGTTCGCGACCGCGTCCATAAGCAGATGGTGGTTTGGGATGGCCAGGCTGACACTACCATGCGCTATCCAAGCGGAGCGTCAGGAGCACGTCAGGACAAGCAAGGCGAAGCAGATCGCAAGAAAGGGCTCATCCTTCCGCAGGTCGTCAGCATGGGCACAGTGACTCGCCGTGCCATCGAAAACACCTGGCTCACCGCCAGCAATGCCAAGAAGAACCGCGTCGGCTCGGAACTCAAAGCCATGGTCAAAGCGCCTCCGGGCTACAGCCTTGTCGGAGCGGATGTCGACTCTGAGGAACTCTGGATCTGCAGTGTCATGGGAGATGCACAGTTCGGCATCCATGGCGCTACAGCTGTCGGCTGGATGACACTCGAAGGAACAAAGGCACTCGGCACTGACCTACACTCCAAGACAGCATCGATCCTTGGCACAAGTCGTAATCAAGCCAAAGTGTTCAACTACTCACGCATATACGGCGCAGGTATCAAACATGCCACCCACCTGTTGCTCAAAGCAAACCCGAGCGTCAGCAATGAAGAGGCGACGCAAAAAGCCAAAGAACTCTACATGGCCACCAAGGGTCAGAATACGCATACGGACGAATTCTTTGGGGCCAAATTCTGGTTCGGTGGCACGGAAAGCTACGTCTTCAACAAGCTTGAGAGCATTGCGCTCTCTGACAATCCCAAGACACCAGCGCTCGACTGTGGCGTAACCAACGCGTTGACCAAAAAATTTCTGGGCAAGGTCGATTTTGGCAACGGCCGTTTGTCGGAAGAATACATGCCAAGTCGAATCAACTGGGTCGTACAGAGCAGTGGTGTTGACTACCTGCATCTGCTGATCACTGCGATGGAGTGGCTCTCGAAGCGATACAGCATTGATGCCAGATTCATGCTCTCGGTTCACGACGAGGTGCGATACCTGGTCAAAGACCAAGACACGTACCGAGCCGCGTTGGCTCTGCAGATCGCCAATATTTGGACACGTGCCATGTTTGCTTTCAAACTTCAGATGGATGATCTGCCGCTCGGATGTGCTTTCTTTGCACAggtcgacatcgacaagGTGTTGCGCAAAGAAGCTGATGATCCGTGTGTTACGCCATCCCACCCCGAAGCGATCCCGGTCGGTGTAGCGCTGGACATTGAGCAAATCCTCCAACAGACTAAAGGTGTGCTCTCCAAAGATGGCTCAGCAAACTCGCAGGACAACGCAACGCTAGCCAGTGAAAGGCACGATGGCGGCGCTTTCCCCCCATATGTTCCGTCCACGCAGGTACATAGATCTCTCGGCGAGCGTGGCCTGTACTTCTTGCAAGCACAGGCGTCGAAAGAACTGGCCGAAATCCGGGCGTTGGAAGCACGCtcaaagatggccgagcgAGACCCTAATGCTCCGCAGAAGCCTGTTCGAAGACCACGACCGCGGACTGTCGCCGCGGGAGAAGCTGGTCAAGGATTTGCCTTTGCCTCCACCGGATCAAGGAGCGCTGCTCCGCAGTCGAGCACGTTTGACGAGGATGCATGGATTCAGACGTGCGTCGAGGAGGCTGAAGCGACGAAGCCAGGACGGCAACGTCATTCTGCTGTTGATCAAGTTTCCAgcacgagctcaagaagtGGGGCACGGTCGATTGCTAGAAAGCCCGCTAACCCAGTGTCGACTCATGCGGTGCCGAGGAAAGCTGGCTTTTGCACCCGTGCTGCTGTTTCGACACAGACTCGGGATGGGACGAAGCAAGTCGCTGAGAACTTGCGCCAAGCGAACGCCGAGGCGCTCTTCTTTGCAGCCTTCATTCCTCGACGTCCACCGAGGAGAGAGACGCCATTCTTTCGCCAAGCAACGCATCGACGGCTGATACTCTGGCAGCTGTATCGACCGCTCCTGCGACAATGTCCCGCCTCATGCcccgagctcaagcttgaGATCCAACGTATCGTGCGAAAGATGAAAGCCCTGACCTCTGAGACCAAGGTGGCTACGCTCATTCAAGAAGCGCATGCTCTCTTGCGAATGTTTCAGCTTGCCAACGACAGGGATGACGCCGCTAAATCTGCGCTTGATACTCGAGAGACAGCCTTAGCGGACCGAAACCATCGACGGTCGTGGAACGAGTTCTGGGCACGCAAGGTGCACGAGCAAAGATATCCTAAACGGATCGCGCATCACTCTGGCGCACTGTTGCCACCTACTATCTACAATCGGCCTCTACCGCGATACAAGCCCGTGCAGCCTACGTCGATCAGTATGATGATCTATCGTCGACGGGTAGCGCGCCTACGGAGATCGGAACGACAGATGGAGGTCAACGAGTTGCTAGCTGCTCAACGCATGGAGAGCAATGTCGTCGTACAGTTACTCAACGGCCAGCGAGGCGCTCTGAAAGCCAGTCATGCCGAAATGGCGTTTGAAGAGCTGTTGCGAGATGAACAGAGGCGCATTCAAGACGCGTTTGAGCGCGATCATGCCAGGTCGTTGATGAAGTTCGACACAAAGACGCTCGTGATGGCAAACAGAGCGAGAAGGGCCAAAAAGAGAGTTCATCTCGCCAGGAAATATGCTGCGGCGATGGAGGCGTGGAGAAGCGCCGAGACGAACAAGAAAGATGACTCTGATAGTAGCGTGTAG
- a CDS encoding uncharacterized protein (related to Guanine nucleotide-binding protein beta 5) has product MQATESDYPTPPELHVAAWNALSQEATDITPRLIVHIDRASQQTQSLPKRAVGQRNDFYRRACWAPDGSALLAVTESQQTHTYRCQRSCASDASVHGDLLELQMKRKGPSPLLDAIWYPVPAVQHLTDNDQIHVPTLTSEPIWCFAESHRDLPIRLTASHDGRCRASYSIMNHVEKFVGPHSLVFSPDLSRIYCGLDSALAVFPLSLPGLNTHAFIPLIQAKRSAGGQRGIVSALAAAADPSQPTQELVAVGTFSGTVAIYSFNPAEFPEPVEHNAVHVSTSDGQQCLAQRSCLAGWREIEGEGLTQLRFHPLTPYVLFVASRRSDYIYVYDIRYLMGDTLRWNFRPLAQASGGVRTGPLLAKLRRPGAASHQRLHFDVDWAGRWLVTGDEMGMIHLWRIDVGRFVDQADVDKMDNSQGIELMPDLSWKAHQDSVGSVALHPHEPWLASVSGSRHWPDADSAHSSESGSESDKSSDRGGAGSSRRAWTTKEDSLKVWDFSEPWRRCAG; this is encoded by the coding sequence ATGCAGGCCACCGAGTCCGACTATCCAACCCCGCCTGAACTCCACGTCGCTGCGTGGAATGCGCTCAGCCAGGAAGCGACAGACATCACACCGCGTCTCATTGTGCATATCGATCGTGCATCGCAGCAGACGCAGTCGTTACCGAAGCGGGCAGTAGGACAGCGCAACGACTTCTATCGCAGAGCTTGCTGGGCTCCTGATGGTTCGGCACTCTTGGCGGTAACAGAATCACAGCAGACGCACACATATCGCTGTCAGCgttcttgcgcttcagATGCAAGCGTCCATGGTGAccttctcgagctgcaaatGAAGCGTAAGGGCCCTtcgccgctgctcgatgccatCTGGTATCCCGTACCTGCTGTACAACATCTGACAGACAATGATCAAATCCATGTGCCAACTTTGACGTCGGAGCCGATATGGTGCTTCGCCGAGTCGCATCGAGACCTTCCCATCAGGCTCACTGCAAGCCATGACGGTCGCTGTCGCGCGAGCTACTCGATCATGAATCACGTCGAGAAGTTCGTCGGTCCTCACTCGCTCGTCTTCAGCCCCGATCTCTCGCGTATCTATTGTGGACTTGATTCGGCCCTTGCCGTGTTTCCTCTTTCACTGCCTGGTCTCAATACACATGCTTTTATTCCGCTCATCCAGGCTAAACGTTCTGCAGGAGGACAAAGGGGCATTGTCTCGGCGCtagcagctgctgctgatccgAGTCAACCAACACAagagctcgtcgctgtcggCACCTTCAGTGGAACGGTCGCCATTTACAGCTTCAATCCAGCAGAGTTTCCCGAGCCGGTGGAACACAATGCGGTACATGTGTCAACCAGTGATGGCCAGCAGTGCCTTGCTCAGAGGTCGTGCCTAGCAGGATGGCGAGAGATCGAAGGCGAGGGCCTTACGCAGCTCAGGTTCCATCCGCTGACGCCATACGTGCTCTTTGTTGCCTCGCGGCGTTCAGACTACATCTACGTCTATGACATTCGCTACTTGATGGGAGACACGTTGAGATGGAATTTTCGACCACTGGCGCAAGCATCCGGTGGCGTGCGGACGGGTCCACTGCTGGCCAAGTTGCGGCGACCAGGCGCTGCAAGTCATCAACGCCTCCACTTTGATGTTGATTGGGCCGGACGGTGGCTCGTCACGGGTGATGAGATGGGCATGATTCATCTGTGGCGCATCGATGTCGGTCGCTTTGTGGATCAAGCTGACGTTGACAAGATGGACAATAGTCAAGGTATTGAGCTGATGCCGGATCTCAGCTGGAAGGCGCATCAAGATTCGGTCGGGTCCGTCGCATTGCATCCACACGAGCCATGGCTTGCATCTGTCTCTGGGTCGCGGCACTGGCCTGATGCGGATAGTGCGCATAGCAGTGAATCAGGATCGGAAAGCGACAAAAGCTCGGATCGCGGAGGGGCTGGCAGCTCacggcgagcttggacgACCAAGGAGGACTCGCTGAAAGTGTGGGACTTTTCCGAGCCTTGGAGACGTTGCGCAGGGTAA